A single genomic interval of Vibrio gallicus harbors:
- the recQ gene encoding ATP-dependent DNA helicase RecQ, whose product MPSQASQLANTYSPQTVLEDVFGYGSFREGQKEVIDASLAGQDSLVIMPTGGGKSLCYQVPMLTAPGIGVVISPLISLMKDQVDQLKANGVAAECVNSSMSREALISVYSRLNSGALKIIYVSPERALMNDFIDRLQHLEVNLVAIDEAHCISQWGHDFRPEYSSLGKLKRAFSQVPFMALTATADDTTRQDINERLQLIDPLIFVGSFDRPNIRYSLVEKAKPVSQVIRYLATQKGQCGIIYCGSRKKVEMVTEKLCNANYRAMGYHAGMDADERAFVQESFQKDDIQIVVATVAFGMGINKPNVRFVVHFDIPRNIESYYQETGRAGRDGLPAEALTLYDPSDINWLRRILDEKEDEHQKQVELHKLNAMSAFAQAQTCRRQVLLHYFGEYREHACGNCDVCIDPPKSFDATEAAQKALSCVYRVKQGFGIGYVTEVLRGMQNIRIRENGHDKLSTYGIGREHSHDYWVSIMRQLVHKGLLSQNITRNSTLQLTPEARPILRGEVGLELAVPRLDTISAKPDKNLSKNYDKKLFAKLRNLRKKLADEAGLPPYVVFSDATLIDMADILPTSYGEMLAVNGVGQRKLDKYADVFLDLIQEHITGHV is encoded by the coding sequence ATGCCATCTCAAGCCTCACAACTTGCCAATACTTATTCTCCTCAGACAGTGTTAGAGGATGTGTTTGGTTATGGGTCATTTAGAGAGGGACAAAAAGAAGTTATTGATGCATCTTTAGCTGGGCAGGATTCATTGGTCATTATGCCCACCGGTGGTGGTAAGTCTCTTTGCTATCAAGTGCCCATGTTAACAGCCCCCGGTATTGGGGTAGTTATCTCGCCACTAATTTCGCTGATGAAAGACCAGGTTGATCAGCTTAAAGCGAATGGTGTTGCCGCTGAATGTGTCAATTCAAGCATGAGTCGTGAAGCTCTAATTTCGGTTTATAGTCGCTTAAACTCTGGGGCGCTTAAGATCATTTATGTATCTCCCGAACGAGCCTTGATGAATGACTTTATAGATCGCTTGCAGCATCTTGAAGTGAATCTTGTCGCGATTGATGAAGCCCATTGTATTTCCCAGTGGGGGCACGATTTTAGGCCAGAATACTCATCACTAGGTAAGCTGAAACGAGCGTTTTCGCAGGTTCCGTTTATGGCACTGACAGCGACAGCGGATGATACGACTCGTCAAGATATCAACGAACGCCTACAGCTTATCGATCCGCTTATCTTTGTCGGAAGCTTTGATCGTCCCAATATTCGCTATAGCCTAGTTGAAAAAGCAAAACCTGTTTCTCAGGTGATTCGCTATCTTGCGACCCAAAAAGGGCAATGCGGTATTATTTATTGCGGTAGTCGCAAGAAGGTAGAGATGGTAACCGAGAAGCTGTGTAATGCGAATTACAGAGCGATGGGGTACCACGCTGGAATGGATGCTGATGAAAGAGCGTTTGTTCAAGAGTCTTTTCAAAAAGATGATATTCAGATAGTAGTAGCAACCGTTGCTTTCGGTATGGGAATCAACAAACCAAATGTGCGATTTGTTGTGCATTTTGATATCCCAAGAAATATTGAGTCTTATTACCAAGAAACTGGGCGTGCTGGGCGTGATGGTTTGCCAGCAGAGGCACTCACTCTTTATGATCCCTCTGATATAAATTGGCTACGCCGTATTTTAGATGAGAAAGAGGATGAACATCAAAAGCAGGTAGAGCTTCATAAACTGAATGCGATGAGCGCATTTGCTCAAGCCCAAACCTGTCGCCGCCAAGTTTTACTGCATTATTTTGGAGAGTATCGAGAGCATGCGTGCGGGAATTGCGATGTGTGTATTGATCCACCAAAGAGCTTTGATGCAACTGAGGCGGCGCAAAAAGCACTGTCATGCGTATATCGAGTTAAGCAAGGTTTTGGGATTGGCTATGTAACTGAGGTGTTGCGTGGCATGCAGAATATTCGTATTCGTGAAAATGGACACGATAAGTTATCTACCTATGGAATAGGGCGAGAGCATAGCCATGATTATTGGGTGAGTATTATGCGACAACTAGTACATAAAGGCTTGTTGTCACAGAATATTACTCGTAATTCAACATTACAGCTAACTCCAGAAGCAAGGCCAATTTTACGTGGTGAAGTAGGGTTAGAGCTGGCGGTTCCTCGTTTAGATACCATTAGCGCTAAGCCAGATAAAAACCTGAGTAAAAACTATGATAAAAAGCTATTTGCAAAACTGCGCAATCTGCGTAAAAAGCTAGCTGATGAGGCCGGTTTGCCGCCATATGTGGTATTTAGCGATGCCACTTTAATTGATATGGCTGATATTCTGCCAACATCGTATGGCGAAATGTTAGCGGTGAATGGTGTAGGGCAGCGCAAGCTTGATAAATACGCCGATGTCTTTTTAGACCTGATTCAGGAGCATATTACTGGCCATGTATAA
- the rarD gene encoding EamA family transporter RarD, whose amino-acid sequence MDNQTQHRTRQGVIFALAAYTMWGIAPIYFKMLSAVPAVEILIHRIVWSFFLLAGLIHFGQGWHSFRSVLKDKTKSFYLLISSILIGGNWLIFIWAVNSNHMLEASLGYYINPIINVILGMVFLNERLRPVQWIAVALAFVGVIIELIAFGSIPSISFALACSFAGYGLLRKKVNLDAQTGLFIETLVLLPIAITYWGFFTHSETSNLFHNSWHLNALLMLAGAVTTAPLLCFTGAATRLKLSTLGFFQYIGPSLMFILAITLYGEQFSLNKASTFIFIWAALIVFTLESVKFSKDNRK is encoded by the coding sequence ATGGACAATCAAACTCAGCACCGCACTCGACAAGGCGTTATTTTCGCCCTTGCTGCCTACACCATGTGGGGAATTGCCCCCATCTATTTTAAGATGCTATCCGCTGTACCAGCAGTTGAGATATTAATTCATCGTATTGTCTGGTCCTTCTTTCTGTTAGCGGGCTTGATTCACTTTGGGCAAGGGTGGCATAGCTTTCGAAGCGTATTAAAGGATAAGACCAAGAGCTTTTATCTGCTTATATCTTCAATATTGATTGGGGGGAATTGGCTGATATTCATTTGGGCTGTTAACTCGAATCACATGCTTGAAGCAAGCCTAGGTTATTACATTAACCCCATTATTAACGTCATACTCGGCATGGTATTTCTTAATGAACGGCTTCGTCCTGTACAATGGATAGCTGTTGCTCTGGCATTTGTTGGGGTCATAATAGAGCTCATCGCATTTGGATCTATCCCTTCGATCTCATTTGCTTTAGCTTGTAGTTTTGCAGGTTATGGCTTGCTTCGTAAGAAGGTTAACCTAGATGCTCAAACTGGCCTATTCATAGAAACCCTTGTGCTACTGCCGATTGCCATCACCTATTGGGGCTTTTTCACTCACAGTGAAACCTCTAATTTATTCCATAATTCATGGCACCTTAACGCTTTATTGATGCTAGCAGGTGCAGTCACCACAGCTCCTTTACTCTGCTTCACCGGCGCAGCCACTCGATTAAAACTCTCAACTCTTGGCTTTTTTCAATATATAGGCCCAAGCCTGATGTTTATCCTTGCTATTACCTTATATGGCGAACAGTTCAGTTTAAACAAAGCCAGCACCTTTATATTCATATGGGCAGCACTAATAGTATTCACTCTCGAAAGCGTGAAGTTCTCTAAGGACAATAGAAAATGA
- a CDS encoding LysE family translocator, translating into MNEFTTLVTLATVHFVALMSPGPDFALVVQNSTRHGRETGLAIAFGLSTGILIHSILSLTGISYLVHSSPALFFIVEILGGSYLLYIGLSGIKGILTRLKQPTASSTTPTENRIIGNKKQAFLRGLTTNLFNPKALVFFISLMSSLVPATMSLHGKLIALFILWSLSLFWFSLLAWALSTQRVQQKILNASIYIDSICCFVLTLVGGVIVFEALTLIWK; encoded by the coding sequence ATGAATGAATTTACCACCTTAGTTACTTTGGCAACGGTACACTTTGTTGCTCTTATGAGCCCAGGCCCAGACTTTGCGTTAGTGGTACAAAACTCAACTCGCCATGGCCGAGAGACTGGACTTGCGATCGCTTTCGGCCTGTCTACCGGTATCTTAATCCACTCTATACTGAGCTTAACGGGTATCAGTTATCTGGTGCATTCTAGCCCTGCACTGTTTTTTATCGTCGAAATACTGGGCGGTAGCTATTTATTGTATATCGGCCTCAGTGGTATTAAAGGGATACTTACCCGACTCAAGCAACCTACAGCATCGAGTACTACGCCCACTGAAAATAGAATTATCGGTAACAAAAAACAGGCATTCTTGCGCGGACTAACCACCAACCTTTTCAATCCTAAAGCCTTGGTTTTCTTTATTAGTCTAATGTCTAGCCTAGTACCCGCGACTATGTCTCTGCACGGGAAGCTAATCGCATTATTCATTCTATGGTCTCTTTCCTTGTTTTGGTTTTCTCTTTTGGCATGGGCGCTTTCCACACAGCGAGTACAGCAAAAGATACTTAACGCCAGTATCTATATCGACTCGATTTGCTGCTTTGTATTAACCCTAGTTGGTGGTGTCATCGTATTTGAGGCCCTGACCCTAATCTGGAAATAA
- the ggt gene encoding gamma-glutamyltransferase gives MFKYFTLLCSGFILSFSVSANQTSEKFSPESSTGWQPKGQVTSRDWMVTAAHPIATQYAANVLNNGGNAADALVVVQLVLGLVEPQSSGIGGGGFMLYWDNQKQQLTSFDARETAPRAIKPNQFLDESGEALPFYDVVVSGMSVGTPGIVKLLWEFHQQHGKLKWPRLIEPIIELAEQGFEISPRLAKLIEGDKLRLANYPATKSYFLNPNGSPKRQGEVLKNPQYAETLKLLATYGENAFYQGDIADSIVKAVANHPVKPGTLSTQDLSQYRVIERPPICVDYLEYEVCGMGPPSSGGVTVAQIMKLTEPHLGKKFGPEDATSYQIIADATRLAFADRNLYVADSDYVAVPINGLVSTNYLNKRSALITPNKKQKQTGAGQPPWSKRLAYASDQSLKLPSTTHFNIIDSDGNVISMTSSIENVFGSRIMVKGFLLNNQLTDFSFKHHQNGKLIANHISPGKRPRSSMSPTIVLSQGKPYLAIGSPGGSYIIGYVAQALIAHLNWKMELSDTLQLPNISNRYGVFDIEQDTSALRFAPQFEKWGYKTNIRDLNSGIHVIKIEHNLTGAADPRREGTAIGRDQMGGD, from the coding sequence ATGTTCAAATATTTCACCTTGTTATGTAGCGGGTTCATACTCTCTTTCTCTGTATCCGCTAACCAAACTAGCGAAAAATTCTCACCAGAATCCTCCACTGGTTGGCAACCAAAAGGTCAAGTTACTAGCCGTGATTGGATGGTGACCGCCGCTCACCCTATAGCGACACAATATGCTGCCAATGTACTGAATAACGGTGGAAATGCGGCTGATGCCTTGGTCGTAGTACAGCTGGTATTAGGCCTTGTCGAACCACAATCTTCGGGAATTGGTGGCGGTGGGTTTATGTTGTATTGGGATAACCAAAAACAGCAACTTACCAGCTTTGACGCTCGCGAAACTGCCCCTAGAGCGATTAAGCCTAATCAGTTTTTGGATGAGAGTGGTGAGGCTCTCCCTTTCTATGATGTAGTGGTAAGTGGCATGTCAGTAGGGACTCCTGGCATCGTTAAACTGTTATGGGAGTTCCACCAGCAACACGGAAAACTAAAATGGCCACGCCTGATTGAACCTATAATCGAATTGGCAGAGCAAGGGTTTGAGATTAGCCCTCGATTAGCTAAGTTGATTGAAGGTGACAAACTTCGACTGGCGAACTATCCAGCGACTAAGTCCTATTTCCTCAACCCAAATGGCTCACCAAAAAGACAAGGTGAGGTATTAAAAAATCCACAATATGCAGAGACCCTAAAGCTTTTGGCCACCTATGGTGAAAATGCTTTTTATCAAGGGGATATTGCGGATAGCATCGTTAAAGCAGTCGCTAATCATCCCGTAAAACCGGGTACATTATCGACCCAAGATCTCTCTCAATATAGGGTTATAGAGCGCCCTCCAATATGTGTTGATTATCTCGAATATGAGGTTTGTGGTATGGGACCACCAAGCTCAGGGGGGGTTACAGTCGCACAAATAATGAAACTTACAGAGCCCCATCTAGGTAAGAAATTTGGTCCAGAGGATGCCACTAGCTATCAGATTATAGCCGACGCCACACGCCTCGCTTTTGCCGACCGTAATCTCTACGTTGCAGATTCAGACTACGTAGCAGTGCCTATCAACGGGCTAGTAAGCACTAACTATCTAAATAAGCGATCAGCACTAATTACACCGAATAAAAAACAAAAACAAACCGGGGCTGGTCAACCACCATGGTCTAAGCGGTTAGCCTATGCCAGCGACCAATCACTGAAACTCCCTTCGACGACTCATTTCAATATCATTGATAGTGATGGCAACGTTATTAGTATGACGAGTAGCATAGAGAACGTGTTTGGGTCACGTATTATGGTTAAGGGTTTCTTACTCAACAACCAACTGACTGACTTTTCATTTAAGCATCATCAGAATGGCAAATTGATTGCTAATCATATATCTCCCGGTAAACGACCTCGATCATCCATGTCCCCCACCATTGTACTGAGCCAAGGTAAGCCTTATCTTGCGATCGGCTCTCCTGGGGGGAGTTATATCATTGGCTATGTTGCACAAGCCTTAATTGCCCACCTAAATTGGAAAATGGAGCTAAGCGATACGTTGCAACTACCAAATATCTCAAATCGTTATGGTGTATTTGATATTGAGCAAGATACATCTGCATTGCGATTTGCCCCCCAATTCGAAAAATGGGGCTACAAAACCAACATTAGAGATCTCAACTCTGGCATACATGTCATAAAAATAGAGCATAATCTCACCGGAGCCGCCGATCCTCGTCGTGAAGGTACCGCAATTGGTCGAGATCAAATGGGTGGAGATTAG
- the uvrD gene encoding DNA helicase II, with the protein MDASLLVDGLNDKQREAVAAPLSNLLVLAGAGSGKTRVLVHRIAWLIAVESASPFSIMSVTFTNKAAAEMRGRIEDLMQGSASGMWNGTFHGICHRILRAHHLDAKLPEDFQILDSEDQIRLLRRLIKAQNLDEKQWPAKQASWWINGKKDEGLRPSHIDSYHDPVTQTWLRIYSVYQEACDRAGLVDFAEILLRCHELLRDKKHIREHYQARFKHILVDEFQDTNNIQYAWLRMMTGNETRVMIVGDDDQSIYGWRGAKIENIQRFLNEYSQASTIRLEQNYRSTKNILNAANHLISNNLERMGKELWTEGKEGDPIAIYSAYNELDESRFVVSKIKEWQDEGGALTDSAILYRNNAQSRVVEEALIQAGLPYRIYGGMRFFERQEIKDALGYLRLMSNRNDDAAFERVVNTPTRGLGDKTLETIRFAARDRGATLWQTSTQLLEEKVFAGRAAGALSRFVELIDALEDDTASMDLHKQTDHVIKASGLFVMYQQEKGEKAQARIENLEELVTATRQFDKPEEADEMSDLTAFLTHAALESGEGQADEFDDAVQLMTLHSAKGLEFPLVFMVGVEEGMFPSQMSVEDAGRLEEERRLCYVGMTRAMQKLYMTYAEMRRLYGQDKFHKPSRFIKELPPVCVQEVRMKAQVSRSMSSGRFSQSVKKENFNETGYTLGQRVKHPKFGEGTIINFEGSGAQSRVQVAFNGEGIKWLVTQYAKLEKL; encoded by the coding sequence ATGGATGCATCACTGTTAGTAGATGGCTTAAATGACAAGCAACGAGAAGCGGTTGCCGCTCCTTTGAGTAACCTTTTGGTTCTGGCGGGTGCTGGTAGTGGTAAAACACGAGTCTTGGTTCATCGTATTGCATGGTTAATCGCGGTAGAAAGTGCATCACCGTTTTCTATTATGTCGGTAACCTTTACCAATAAAGCAGCAGCAGAGATGCGAGGTCGTATTGAAGATCTGATGCAAGGGTCAGCATCCGGTATGTGGAATGGAACATTCCATGGGATCTGTCACCGCATTCTTCGAGCTCATCACTTGGATGCCAAACTACCAGAGGATTTCCAGATCCTGGACTCTGAAGATCAGATTCGCCTTTTACGCCGCTTGATTAAGGCTCAAAATCTAGATGAAAAACAGTGGCCAGCTAAACAAGCGTCATGGTGGATTAATGGCAAAAAAGATGAAGGGTTACGACCATCCCATATTGATAGCTACCATGACCCTGTTACCCAAACCTGGCTTAGAATTTACTCTGTATATCAAGAGGCATGCGATAGAGCTGGTTTAGTCGATTTTGCTGAAATTCTTTTACGTTGCCATGAGCTATTAAGAGATAAAAAGCATATTCGTGAACATTATCAAGCACGCTTTAAGCATATATTGGTCGATGAATTTCAAGATACCAACAACATTCAATATGCTTGGTTGAGAATGATGACCGGCAATGAAACCCGCGTCATGATAGTTGGAGATGATGACCAGTCTATTTATGGTTGGCGTGGCGCTAAGATAGAGAATATACAGCGATTTTTAAATGAGTATTCACAGGCTTCTACAATACGTCTAGAGCAAAACTATCGCTCTACAAAGAATATCTTGAATGCAGCCAACCATTTAATTTCCAATAACTTGGAACGCATGGGCAAAGAGCTTTGGACTGAGGGGAAAGAAGGCGATCCTATCGCTATTTATTCTGCTTACAATGAACTGGATGAGTCGCGCTTTGTCGTGAGTAAGATTAAAGAGTGGCAAGATGAAGGTGGAGCTCTCACTGATTCGGCAATCTTGTATCGAAACAATGCTCAATCTCGTGTGGTTGAGGAGGCGTTGATTCAAGCTGGTCTACCGTATCGTATTTATGGTGGTATGCGATTCTTCGAACGCCAAGAGATCAAAGACGCACTTGGTTATCTTCGATTAATGAGTAACCGCAATGATGATGCGGCATTTGAGCGAGTGGTGAATACGCCAACTCGAGGGCTTGGAGATAAAACCCTTGAAACAATTCGTTTTGCAGCAAGAGACCGTGGGGCAACATTGTGGCAAACCAGTACTCAATTACTAGAGGAAAAAGTTTTTGCTGGCAGAGCGGCAGGAGCCTTGAGTCGTTTTGTGGAGCTGATCGATGCTCTAGAAGATGATACGGCCTCAATGGATTTACATAAGCAAACGGACCATGTGATAAAAGCATCGGGCTTATTTGTTATGTATCAGCAAGAAAAGGGTGAAAAAGCTCAGGCTAGGATAGAGAACTTAGAAGAGCTGGTAACAGCAACTCGTCAATTCGATAAACCTGAAGAAGCCGATGAAATGAGTGACCTGACGGCATTCTTGACCCATGCAGCCCTAGAGTCGGGTGAAGGGCAAGCTGATGAGTTTGATGATGCGGTACAACTAATGACTCTACATAGCGCAAAAGGCTTAGAGTTTCCTTTGGTGTTTATGGTTGGCGTTGAGGAAGGCATGTTTCCAAGCCAAATGTCAGTTGAGGATGCTGGACGCTTAGAAGAAGAGCGCCGTCTTTGTTATGTTGGTATGACACGAGCAATGCAAAAACTGTATATGACTTATGCTGAGATGCGTCGACTCTATGGACAAGATAAGTTCCATAAGCCTTCGCGTTTTATCAAAGAGTTGCCTCCAGTTTGTGTGCAAGAGGTTCGCATGAAAGCGCAAGTAAGTCGTTCAATGAGTAGTGGACGATTTAGCCAGTCAGTAAAAAAAGAGAACTTTAACGAAACAGGCTACACCCTTGGGCAGCGGGTTAAGCATCCTAAGTTTGGCGAGGGTACTATTATTAATTTTGAAGGAAGTGGTGCTCAGAGTCGGGTTCAGGTTGCCTTTAACGGTGAAGGTATCAAGTGGCTAGTTACTCAATACGCAAAACTTGAGAAGTTATAG
- a CDS encoding BufA1 family periplasmic bufferin-type metallophore translates to MKKSNLAVTAAISSLLALGGTMLASAPAVAADKEKCYGVAKAGSNDCATKTSSCAGTAKEDNQKDAFVVVPKGLCGKLAGGSTTSA, encoded by the coding sequence ATGAAAAAATCTAACCTTGCAGTTACAGCCGCTATTTCTAGTTTACTTGCGCTAGGTGGCACTATGCTCGCATCCGCTCCCGCGGTAGCCGCTGATAAAGAAAAATGCTACGGCGTTGCAAAAGCGGGTAGTAATGATTGCGCAACTAAAACCAGTTCGTGTGCCGGTACAGCAAAAGAAGATAACCAAAAAGATGCCTTCGTAGTTGTACCTAAAGGTCTGTGCGGTAAGTTAGCCGGTGGGAGTACAACCTCTGCTTAG
- the bufB gene encoding MNIO family bufferin maturase, giving the protein MDRLNLAVGVGLRHPHLEHFANKQDQLPWLEVHSENFFNPESIATKQLLSIREHTPISCHGIGLSLGSVAPVSQPHLKQLTQLLARVEPIFVSDHLSWSENGGVYYNDLLPLPYTEEALDVFCRNVLLVQDAIKRPLLIENPSSYLQFKHSTITEWEFLNAVQQKTDCKLLLDINNVYVSSSNHGYDPYHYIDSFSHTHVEEIHLAGFTHKQLPQGDIWIDTHSCPVSDAVWKLYAYWCQQYGTRATLIEWDSNLPEVAVLLQEAAKASHILNSIERNARRKVL; this is encoded by the coding sequence ATGGATAGACTAAATCTCGCAGTGGGCGTTGGGTTGAGGCACCCTCACCTTGAGCACTTTGCCAATAAACAAGACCAACTTCCTTGGCTTGAGGTACATAGTGAGAACTTTTTCAATCCAGAGTCAATCGCAACCAAACAACTCCTTTCAATTCGAGAACATACCCCGATATCCTGCCATGGGATAGGATTATCGTTAGGTTCTGTCGCTCCTGTAAGTCAACCACACTTAAAACAACTCACACAGCTATTAGCTAGAGTTGAGCCAATATTTGTTTCAGACCATCTAAGTTGGAGTGAAAACGGTGGTGTTTATTATAATGACTTACTCCCTCTTCCATACACAGAAGAGGCACTAGACGTTTTTTGCAGGAATGTATTACTGGTTCAAGATGCCATTAAACGCCCACTTTTAATCGAAAACCCAAGCAGTTACTTACAGTTTAAACACTCCACGATTACTGAGTGGGAGTTTCTAAATGCTGTACAACAAAAGACTGACTGTAAGCTATTGCTGGATATCAACAATGTCTACGTATCCTCTAGCAATCATGGCTATGACCCCTACCACTACATAGATAGTTTTTCACATACTCACGTCGAAGAAATACACCTAGCGGGCTTTACCCACAAACAACTCCCTCAAGGTGACATATGGATTGATACCCATAGTTGCCCTGTAAGCGATGCAGTATGGAAACTATATGCCTATTGGTGTCAGCAATACGGCACTAGAGCGACACTTATTGAATGGGATAGCAACCTACCTGAAGTAGCCGTTCTTTTACAAGAAGCGGCTAAAGCATCCCATATACTCAATAGCATCGAACGCAATGCGCGAAGGAAAGTACTATGA
- a CDS encoding HvfC/BufC N-terminal domain-containing protein, whose translation MNLAQLQNHFCDALRYQGDADRCNIVEDHFSSESRIQIYRNNFIFSLCDVLKATYRHTVSLVGHECFEQLAKRYIITTPPISGDVNRYGDEFWLIFSQFNEVVKAAPYLEDVARLEWQAEQLALHSIASDSDIIPLSRLHAITENQQQDIQLCPHNNLHSYCSSFAIFDLLQAIENDDFSQVDIYRPQQGVIAVSTTGRYYTHPLSLAAVKLLIKIEMRETLTQIEPQLLDALLELTQANILAGFKIKTLT comes from the coding sequence ATGAATCTAGCGCAGCTACAAAACCACTTTTGTGATGCCTTGCGTTATCAAGGCGATGCGGATAGATGCAACATTGTTGAGGATCACTTCTCTAGTGAGTCGCGCATTCAAATATACAGAAATAATTTTATCTTTAGCTTATGTGATGTGCTCAAAGCGACCTACCGACATACCGTTTCTTTGGTCGGTCATGAGTGCTTTGAGCAACTGGCAAAAAGATACATTATTACAACGCCACCAATTAGCGGTGATGTGAATCGGTATGGTGATGAGTTTTGGTTGATATTCAGCCAGTTTAACGAAGTAGTTAAAGCTGCACCTTATTTAGAGGATGTCGCTCGATTAGAGTGGCAAGCAGAACAATTAGCCTTGCACTCTATAGCATCAGATTCAGATATTATTCCACTGTCGAGATTGCATGCGATAACAGAGAACCAGCAACAAGATATTCAATTATGCCCTCACAATAACCTACATAGTTATTGTTCGTCCTTTGCTATCTTTGACTTACTACAAGCGATTGAAAACGATGACTTTAGCCAAGTTGATATATACCGGCCTCAACAAGGCGTAATTGCCGTTTCAACAACTGGTCGCTACTACACACACCCTCTTAGCCTTGCAGCCGTTAAATTGCTTATCAAGATTGAGATGCGCGAAACACTGACACAAATTGAACCACAGTTACTTGACGCATTGCTTGAGCTTACCCAAGCGAACATTTTGGCAGGCTTTAAAATCAAAACCTTAACCTAG
- a CDS encoding DoxX family protein, with translation MNIQTKFQLYHNWVERGKLFVVPVLLLFFRLWVAWVFFNSGLTKIASWESTLYLFEYEYQVPILPWQLAAYLGTAAELIIPVFIAIGFLTRPFALLLFGFNIIAVVSYPALWDKGFYDHQLWGLMILINVVWGAGVLSLDYILSRKLKLK, from the coding sequence ATGAATATTCAAACCAAATTTCAGCTTTATCATAACTGGGTCGAACGAGGAAAATTATTTGTCGTCCCCGTACTTTTATTATTCTTCCGCTTATGGGTTGCTTGGGTGTTTTTTAATTCGGGACTGACCAAAATAGCATCATGGGAAAGTACGCTATACCTATTTGAATATGAATACCAAGTCCCTATTCTGCCTTGGCAACTCGCCGCTTACTTGGGGACAGCAGCAGAGCTAATTATCCCTGTATTTATTGCTATTGGATTCTTGACCCGGCCCTTTGCGCTACTCTTATTTGGATTTAACATTATTGCAGTGGTTTCCTATCCTGCTCTGTGGGACAAGGGGTTTTACGATCACCAACTCTGGGGCTTAATGATTTTAATTAATGTCGTCTGGGGAGCAGGCGTTTTATCTCTAGATTACATATTAAGTCGTAAACTAAAATTAAAATAG
- the tsrA gene encoding H-NS-like global regulator TsrA: protein MSLTTYELARTLEQLEESPEKVMYGKLLSELGNQSEERIRSAAKQLPLHVLKDIVYQFQRVIESRKGEQVDLLAKELSDNGISVDDLKALLNK from the coding sequence ATGTCGTTAACTACTTACGAATTAGCTCGTACCCTTGAGCAACTAGAAGAATCGCCAGAAAAAGTGATGTATGGAAAGCTACTTAGTGAGCTTGGAAATCAAAGTGAAGAACGAATCAGAAGTGCAGCTAAACAACTGCCTTTGCATGTACTCAAAGATATCGTGTATCAGTTTCAACGAGTGATTGAATCACGCAAAGGTGAGCAGGTTGACCTATTAGCTAAAGAACTTAGCGATAATGGGATATCGGTGGATGACCTTAAGGCGCTGTTGAACAAATAA